A DNA window from Streptomyces sp. CA-278952 contains the following coding sequences:
- a CDS encoding serine protease → MKQLLRALKRCSVVVATVAIAVVGLQPVTASAAPNPIVGGTRAAQGEFPFMVRLSMGCGGALYAKDIVLTAAHCVNGSGNNTSITATAGVVDLQSTSAIKVRSTKVLQAPGYNGIGKDWALIKLAQPINLPTLKIATTTAYNQGTFTVAGWGANREGGSQQRYLLKADVPFVSDTACRSAYGSSFVAGEEICAGYLSTGGVDTCQGDSGGPMFRRDNAGAWVQVGITSYGQGCARPNYPGVYTEVSTFASAIASAAAGL, encoded by the coding sequence GTGAAGCAGCTTCTGCGTGCGCTGAAGAGATGTTCCGTCGTCGTCGCCACCGTCGCCATAGCGGTCGTCGGCCTCCAGCCCGTCACCGCTTCCGCCGCCCCCAACCCCATCGTCGGCGGAACCCGCGCCGCCCAGGGCGAGTTCCCCTTCATGGTCCGGCTCTCCATGGGCTGCGGCGGCGCCCTCTACGCCAAGGACATCGTCCTCACCGCCGCCCACTGCGTGAACGGATCGGGCAACAACACCTCGATCACCGCCACCGCCGGCGTCGTCGACCTCCAGTCGACGAGCGCCATCAAGGTCCGTTCCACCAAGGTCCTCCAGGCGCCCGGCTACAACGGCATCGGCAAGGACTGGGCGCTCATCAAGCTCGCCCAGCCCATCAACCTGCCCACCCTGAAGATCGCCACCACCACCGCCTACAACCAGGGCACCTTCACCGTCGCCGGCTGGGGAGCCAACCGCGAGGGCGGCAGCCAGCAGCGCTACCTGCTCAAGGCCGACGTCCCGTTCGTCTCCGACACCGCCTGCCGCTCCGCCTACGGCAGCTCGTTCGTCGCCGGGGAGGAAATCTGCGCCGGCTACCTCAGCACCGGTGGCGTCGACACCTGCCAGGGTGACTCCGGAGGCCCGATGTTCCGCCGGGACAACGCCGGAGCCTGGGTCCAGGTCGGGATCACCAGCTACGGCCAGGGCTGTGCCCGACCCAACTACCCCGGCGTCTACACCGAGGTCTCGACCTTCGCCTCCGCCATCGCCTCCGCGGCCGCCGGTCTCTGA